The following coding sequences lie in one Sinorhizobium fredii USDA 257 genomic window:
- a CDS encoding Gfo/Idh/MocA family protein codes for MAKELGVGIIGCGNISTTYFKLAPLFKGIRVVACADINPAAAEARAAEFDVSAQSIETMLVNPEIDIVVNLTIPDAHFPVSKAILESGKHVYSEKPLVLTIEQGEELRAIARAKGLMVGSAPDTFLGGAHQLARAHIDAGKIGRITSGTCHVMSPGMEMWHPNPDFFFLPGGGPVLDLGPYYIANLVNLIGPVKRVAALSSMASRTRTITSEPRKGEVIPVKTPTNIHALLEFHNGATITLSASWDVWSHRHTHMELYGTEGSLFVPDPNFFGGTVEASGQDKDIQPLQMWEHPFAVNNWQHPLGPIANYRTAGLADLAEAILNGRDARCSLDRALHAVDVMVSILKSGEEGRFVTLSTTCTQPAALGIDEAQALLR; via the coding sequence ATGGCAAAGGAACTCGGTGTCGGCATCATCGGATGCGGCAACATTTCAACCACCTATTTCAAGCTTGCGCCGCTCTTCAAGGGCATCAGGGTCGTCGCCTGCGCCGACATCAACCCGGCCGCCGCCGAGGCGCGTGCGGCTGAGTTCGACGTCAGTGCGCAGAGCATCGAGACAATGCTGGTCAATCCGGAGATCGACATCGTCGTCAACCTGACGATCCCGGATGCGCATTTCCCGGTTTCGAAGGCAATTCTCGAATCCGGCAAGCACGTCTATTCGGAGAAGCCGCTGGTCCTGACGATCGAGCAGGGGGAGGAACTCCGGGCGATCGCCAGGGCAAAGGGACTGATGGTCGGCTCGGCGCCCGATACTTTCCTCGGCGGCGCGCACCAGCTTGCCCGTGCCCATATCGATGCCGGCAAGATCGGCCGCATCACCTCCGGCACCTGCCATGTGATGAGCCCCGGCATGGAGATGTGGCACCCGAACCCGGACTTCTTCTTTCTGCCGGGCGGCGGACCGGTGCTCGATCTCGGGCCCTATTACATCGCCAATCTCGTCAACCTGATCGGACCGGTGAAACGCGTCGCAGCGCTTTCCTCGATGGCGAGCCGGACCCGCACCATCACCAGCGAGCCGCGCAAGGGGGAGGTAATCCCGGTCAAGACGCCGACCAACATCCATGCGCTGCTCGAATTCCACAACGGCGCCACGATCACCCTATCGGCAAGCTGGGACGTCTGGTCGCATCGCCACACCCATATGGAGCTCTACGGCACTGAGGGCTCGTTGTTCGTGCCGGATCCGAATTTCTTCGGGGGGACGGTCGAAGCAAGCGGGCAGGACAAGGACATCCAGCCGTTGCAAATGTGGGAGCATCCCTTCGCCGTCAACAACTGGCAGCATCCGCTCGGCCCGATCGCCAACTACCGCACGGCCGGTCTCGCCGACCTGGCGGAGGCGATCCTGAATGGACGTGACGCGCGCTGCTCGCTCGACCGCGCCCTGCATGCGGTCGACGTCATGGTGTCGATCCTGAAATCGGGCGAGGAGGGCCGCTTCGTAACGCTTTCGACGACCTGCACCCAGCCGGCAGCACTCGGCATCGATGAGGCGCAGGCGCTTCTGCGGTAA